A window from Labrus mixtus chromosome 14, fLabMix1.1, whole genome shotgun sequence encodes these proteins:
- the fam222ba gene encoding protein FAM222B — translation MLACLPGPGDLPLQLLPHTQMNTGLQKWDTTQRMRSAPFPTPAELDAYAKKVANNPLTIKIFPNSVKVPQRNHVRRTVNGLDTTGQRYSPYPSSQASAKTGLLAIIRVPSVKGILKDFDGSRARLHPEVIMNPPNRPYQVASTSTLNHHPPLQNFPRMQQNLPLPPQEQPQTLQMPLPQQGHTQSLRHHPPMAQHPQGPPRLQTLSQHPTLVHPQGPPTIMLQQQHLQQQPPPGLQGGMKLPDGDAPPNVTVSTSTIPLSMAAGLHQGRQADLSTIVHQINQFCQARAHGAGVTSMCEGQIANPSPISRNLLISACSRVSMHSNPATPGYPQSNCILGPQEKHPTQPSVAAMNHLPSNHADPKLQHHLQHLHQQSNQLQQQLQHNAQQQNMRSWSQHQLSHVPHIQNGGSHLCKQPSRDPAFNFKSMGYPTEMCVGQPYTLKPPVDRPTPSPPVIHNGMPGPMAHYTNGHYFQSHIWNSSILPTPNSDSSGSQDIAMPFHNAGPGGCTALDCGPSGAPHYRLGTSSSTSSSSAQTNLLQTTDYLGGDFQTPYFRDQNLGLMGKMHRPPLSRVGPEVGDGRTALLQHPGYR, via the coding sequence GGGACACCACACAAAGGATGAGATCCGCTCCGTTTCCGACCCCTGCAGAATTGGATGCATATGCTAAGAAGGTTGCCAACAACCCTCTCACCATCAAGATCTTCCCCAACAGCGTCAAGGTCCCCCAGAGGAACCACGTGCGGCGTACTGTAAACGGGCTGGATACAACAGGCCAACGCTACAGCCCCTACCCGTCTTCTCAGGCCAGTGCCAAGACAGGCCTCCTTGCCATCATCAGGGTGCCCTCAGTTAAAGGCATCCTCAAAGATTTTGACGGCAGCCGGGCTCGCTTGCACCCTGAAGTCATTATGAATCCTCCCAACAGACCCTACCAAGTGGCTTCGACCAGCACTTTAAACCACCACCCACCTCTGCAGAATTTTCCCCGGATGCAGCAGAACTTACCCCTTCCCCCACAGGAACAGCCTCAGACTTTACAGATGCCCCTTCCTCAGCAGGGTCACACCCAGAGCCTCAGACACCATCCTCCCATGGCCCAGCATCCTCAGGGCCCACCAAGACTCCAGACTCTGTCTCAGCACCCAACCCTTGTCCACCCACAGGGGCCCCCTACGATCATgcttcagcagcagcacctCCAGCAGCAACCGCCCCCTGGCCTGCAAGGGGGCATGAAGCTGCCAGATGGTGATGCACCACCTAACGTTACTGTCTCTACCTCAACCATTCCACTCTCCATGGCTGCAGGGCTGCACCAAGGCCGCCAGGCTGACCTGAGCACAATTGTGCATCAGATCAACCAGTTCTGCCAAGCCCGAGCCCACGGCGCAGGAGTCACCTCCATGTGTGAGGGCCAGATTGCTAACCCCAGCCCTATCAGTCGCAACCTGCTTATCAGCGCCTGCTCCAGGGTGTCAATGCATAGCAACCCTGCCACCCCTGGCTACCCTCAATCTAACTGCATACTTGGCCCTCAAGAGAAACACCCTACCCAACCCAGTGTGGCTGCCATGAACCACTTGCCTTCAAACCATGCTGATCCCAAGCTGCAGCACCACCTGCAGCACCTGCACCAACAATCCAATCAGCTGCAACAACAGCTACAACATAACGCCCAGCAGCAGAATATGCGCTCTTGGAGTCAGCACCAGTTGTCTCATGTACCCCACATCCAGAACGGTGGTTCCCACCTCTGCAAGCAGCCCTCCAGGGACCCCGCCTTCAACTTTAAGAGCATGGGCTACCCTACAGAGATGTGTGTGGGTCAGCCTTACACACTGAAACCCCCTGTCGACAGGCCAACGCCCTCTCCCCCCGTCATCCACAATGGTATGCCCGGCCCCATGGCCCACTATACTAATGGTCACTACTTCCAGTCCCATATTTGGAATAGCAGCATCCTCCCCACACCCAACAGTGACAGCTCTGGCTCTCAGGACATAGCAATGCCATTCCACAACGCAGGCCCAGGGGGTTGCACCGCACTGGACTGTGGGCCCTCTGGGGCTCCACATTACAGGCTAGGAACGagttcctccacctcctcctcctctgcccagACCAATCTCTTGCAAACAACAGATTACTTGGGTGGAGACTTCCAGACGCCCTACTTCCGTGATCAGAATCTAGGGTTGATGGGCAAGATGCACAGGCCTCCTCTGAGCAGGGTAGGTCCGGAGGTTGGGGATGGCAGaaccgctctcctccagcaccCAGGGTACAGATAA